The following proteins are co-located in the Rattus norvegicus strain BN/NHsdMcwi chromosome 19, GRCr8, whole genome shotgun sequence genome:
- the C19h1orf198 gene encoding uncharacterized protein C1orf198 homolog gives MASMAAAIAASRSAVMSGNRPLDDRERKRFTYFSSLSPMARKIMQDKEKIREKYGPEWARLPPAQQDEIIDRCLVGPRAPAAAADAGDVQDPERFPGLRGPTGQKLVRFGDEDITWQDEHSAPFSWETRSQMEFSISSLSVQEPSTATMTNDTRPLAKASQGTQGSKPAQSSRSSSLDALGPARKEEEASFWKINAERSREGHEAEFQSLTPSQIKSMEKGEKVLPACYRQEPAIKDREAKPVPQEPQILPSVSTEQEAPQPVQAPASLLPKSTPTKSPEKPPPSAAQQDEDDDDDDPLFSEPALSQISSSVLLKTGFDFLDNW, from the exons ATGGCGTCGATGGCGGCAGCGATCGCGGCCTCGCGCTCGGCCGTCATGAGCGGGAACCGGCCGCTGGACGACCGGGAGCGGAAGCGCTTTACCTACTTCTCCTCGCTGAGCCCAATGGCTAGGAAGATCATGCAGGACAAGGAGAAGATCCGGGAGAAGTACGGGCCCGAGTGGGCGCGGCTGCCGCCCGCGCAGCAGGACGAAATCATCGACCGCTGCCTGGTGGGGCCGCGCGCCCCGGCCGCCGCCGCCGACGCGGGGGACGTGCAGGACCCGGAGCGCTTCCCGGGCCTGCGCGGGCCCACGGGCCAGAAGCTGGTGCGCTTCGGCGACGAG GACATAACTTGGCAAGATGAACACTCTGCCCCATTCTCCTGGGAGACAAGG AGTCAAATGGAATTCAGCATCTCCTCCTTATCCGTCCAGGAGCCCAGCACTGCCACTATGACCAATGATACCAGGCCCCTGGCCAAGGCTTCTCAGGGCACACAGGGTTCCAAACCTGCCCAGAGCAGCAGATCCTCTAGCCTGGATGCCCTGGGACCGGCTCGAAAAGAGGAGGAAGCATCCTTCTGGAAGATCAATGCCGAGCGTTCTCGGGAGGGGCATGAAGCTGAGTTCCAGTCCCTGACACCCAGTCAGATCAAGTCCatggagaagggggagaaagTTCTGCCAGCCTGCTACCGCCAGGAGCCCGCCATAAAAGACAGGGAGGCCAAGCCTGTGCCACAGGAACCACAAATCCTGCCCAGTGTGAGCACGGAGCAAGAGGCGCCCCAGCCAGTACAAGCCCCTGCCAGCTTGCTGCCCAAGTCTACCCCCACGAAGTCCCCAGAGAAGCCACCACCTTCTGCTGCCCAGcaggatgaagatgatgatgatgatgatcctCTGTTCTCAGAGCCTGCACTCTCGCAG ATCAGTTCCAGTGTCCTCTTGAAGACGGGCTTTGATTTTCTGGACAACTGGTAA
- the C19h1orf198 gene encoding uncharacterized protein C1orf198 homolog isoform X1: MEFSISSLSVQEPSTATMTNDTRPLAKASQGTQGSKPAQSSRSSSLDALGPARKEEEASFWKINAERSREGHEAEFQSLTPSQIKSMEKGEKVLPACYRQEPAIKDREAKPVPQEPQILPSVSTEQEAPQPVQAPASLLPKSTPTKSPEKPPPSAAQQDEDDDDDDPLFSEPALSQISSSVLLKTGFDFLDNW, from the exons ATGGAATTCAGCATCTCCTCCTTATCCGTCCAGGAGCCCAGCACTGCCACTATGACCAATGATACCAGGCCCCTGGCCAAGGCTTCTCAGGGCACACAGGGTTCCAAACCTGCCCAGAGCAGCAGATCCTCTAGCCTGGATGCCCTGGGACCGGCTCGAAAAGAGGAGGAAGCATCCTTCTGGAAGATCAATGCCGAGCGTTCTCGGGAGGGGCATGAAGCTGAGTTCCAGTCCCTGACACCCAGTCAGATCAAGTCCatggagaagggggagaaagTTCTGCCAGCCTGCTACCGCCAGGAGCCCGCCATAAAAGACAGGGAGGCCAAGCCTGTGCCACAGGAACCACAAATCCTGCCCAGTGTGAGCACGGAGCAAGAGGCGCCCCAGCCAGTACAAGCCCCTGCCAGCTTGCTGCCCAAGTCTACCCCCACGAAGTCCCCAGAGAAGCCACCACCTTCTGCTGCCCAGcaggatgaagatgatgatgatgatgatcctCTGTTCTCAGAGCCTGCACTCTCGCAG ATCAGTTCCAGTGTCCTCTTGAAGACGGGCTTTGATTTTCTGGACAACTGGTAA